In a single window of the Hippoglossus hippoglossus isolate fHipHip1 chromosome 7, fHipHip1.pri, whole genome shotgun sequence genome:
- the nr1h5 gene encoding nuclear receptor subfamily 1, group H, member 5: MREWTELEMSFSAGGFLSTSDGYCSSEQLQYYDMLADPLGYPLQDPDLQLLPYSQQQYASANLPFSLYGSPPSSTSSPSSTSSSQLCHPPYHYSSHCLEVPCDPSPESYCGGLVQGLGAVGLPLGRRTRVGSVGKCRGQDELCVVCGDKASGYHYNALTCEGCKGFFRRSVTKKAVYHCKSGGACEMDMYMRRKCQDCRLRKCRAVGMLAECLLTEVQCQSKRLRKGGKGRGQEEEELTDSRRVSSTSRLPGQTLSTSLTQEQKYIVDRMVEAHRLYRAQSSSHSRLFEWPYTEEVEGLSHVVSPHLDRLLQFARTVPGFELLDFSDQSSLLSVSSLEVMFLLSAQQFSNNPTSPSPALQVFSTSTHNWLRNVESKENLQSRTLVDSGSSEDLFGPVPTFFHSMKTLRVTEAEYSLLTATALLCSDRASLHITSCVEKMQELILDLLSRVCGAQAGATRGGPQRFGRLLGRLTELRTLRHNYLLLTRQQPGP; this comes from the exons ATGAGAGAGTGGACAGAGTTGGAGATGAGCTTTTCAGCAGGGGGGTTTCTCTCCACCTCGGATGGTTACTGCTCCAGCGAGCAGCTCCAGTACTACG ACATGCTGGCTGACCCTCTGGGCTACCCCCTGCAGGACCCTGACCTCCAGTTGCTCCCTTACAGCCAACAACAGTACGCCTCTGCAAACCTGCCCTTCTCCCTCTACGGCTCGCcgccctcctccacctcctcaccgTCCTCCACTTCTTCCTCGCAGCTCTGCCATCCCCCGTACCACTACAGCTCTCACTGCCTGGAGGTCCCCTGTGACCCCAGCCCCGAGTCCTACTGTGGGGGCCTGGTTCAGGGACTCGGAGCAGTCGGGCTGCCTCTGGGGCGGAGGACGCGGGTTGGGTCGGTGGGGAAGTGCAGAGGTCAGGACGagctgtgtgtggtgtgtggagatAAAGCATCGGGGTATCACTACAACGCCCTCACCTGTGAGGGATGCAAAG GTTTCTTCAGGCGTAGTGTCACTAAAAAGGCTGTGTACCACTGTAAGAGTGGGGGGGCCTGTGAGATGGACATGTACATGAGGAGGAAGTGTCAAGACTGCCGGCTGAGGAAATGCCGCGCTGTGGGAATGCTGGCTGAGT GCCTTCTGACCGAGGTGCAGTGTCAGTCCAAGCGACTGAGGAAAGGAGGTAAAggcagaggacaggaggaggaggagctgacagaCAGCAGGAGGGTCAGCTCCACCAGCAGACTACCTGGACAG ACTCTGTCCACCAGTTTAACCCAGGAACAGAAATACATAGTGGACCGGATGGTGGAGGCCCATCGCCTGTACAGagctcagagcagcagccacagcagg TTGTTCGAGTGGCCTTACACAGAAGAAGTGGAGGGTCTGTCTCATGTGGTGTCACCACACCTGGACAGACTGCTGCAGTTTGCCAGGACAGTACCAG GTTTTGAGCTCCTGGATTTTTCCGACCAAAGctctctgttgtctgtctcCTCGCTGGAGGTCATGTTCCTGCTCTCAGCTCAGCAGTTCTCCAATAACCCAACAAGCCCCAGTCCAG CCCTGCAGGTTTTCAGTACATCAACACACAACTGGCTGAGAAATGTAGAATCGAAGGAAAACCTCCAGAGTAGGACGCTGGTCGATTCAG GAAGCAGCGAGGATCTCTTCGGCCCGGTGCCCACCTTCTTCCACAGCATGAAAACTCTGCGGGTGACGGAGGCGGAGTACAGCCTGCTCACTGCtacagctctgctctgctcag ACCGGGCGTCCCTGCACATCACCAGCTGTGTTGAGAAAATGCAGGAGCTGATCCTGGACCTGCTGTCCAGGGTGTGTGGGGCCCAGGCCGGAGCCACGCGAGGGGGACCACAGCGGTTTGGCCGCCTGCTGGGCAGACTGACGGAGCTCCGCACCCTCCGTCACAATTACCTCCTGCTGACCAGACAGCAGCCTGGACCCTGA
- the slc66a1 gene encoding lysosomal amino acid transporter 1 homolog isoform X1: MSADIQQSMGTKAALTRGPFGSAGQGNFSSLCPNGSQWVWNGLGECAQDARDMASIYLGLLSILCFMVSSLPQYYSSCKTGNMDSALSIWFLLLWLGGDMCNLVGSFLADQLPLQTYTAVYYVFADLLMLAMYFYYKLNNRVNDRRRVLNVVGVACALGFTANLIHLPGLAAQQEVISSGFRSRTLLSTSTLSHVKAFTPKEIIGFSIGSVSSVLYLCSRLPQMYTNFKRKSTEGVSYFLFALVILGNTTYGLSVLLKNPDDGQGEKSYMIHHLPWLIGSLGTLSLDVLISFQFIIYRKAPGQLDGGYDETSPLIGS; encoded by the exons ATGTCAGCAGATATTCAG cagagTATGGGGACAAAGGCAGCCCTCACACGGGGTCCCTTTGGATCGGCCGGTCAAGGAAACTTCAGCTCTTTGTGCCCTAATGGCTCCCAGTGGGTTTGGAATGGTCTTGGAGAATGTGCCCAGGATGCAAGGGACATGGCCAGCATCTACCTAGGCCTCCTGTCCATCCTTTGCTTCATGGTGTCTTCACTTCC ACAGTACTACAGCTCGTGCAAAACGGGGAATATGGACAGCGCCCTTTCCATTTGgttcctgttgctgtggttGGGAGGTGACATGTGTAATCTGGTGGGCTCCTTCCTGGCAGACCAGCTTCCACTTCAG acataCACGGCCGTTTATTACGTGTTTGCTGACTTACTGATGCTGGCCATGTACTTTTACTACAAGTTAAACAACAGAGTGAATGACA GAAGGAGGGTTTTGAACGTGGTGGGTGTAGCCTGCGCCCTGGGCTTCACAGCAAACCTCATCCACCTCCCAGGGCTGGCTGCCCAACAGGAAGTTATCTCCTCTGGGTTCAGAAGTCGCACCTTGCTCTCGACCTCTACCCTTAGCCACGTCAAG GCTTTTACCCCCAAAGAGATCATTGGTTTCTCCATTGGCTCAGTGTCATCGGTGCTCTACCTGTGTTCTAGACTTCCTCAGATGTACACTAAT TTCAAGAGGAAGTCGACAGAGGGAGTGTCCTACTTCCTGTTCGCGCTGGTCATCCTGGGAAACACCACATACGGCCTGAGTGTCCTACTTAAGAACCCAGACGACGGCCAAGGCGAGAAAAGCTACATGATCCATCACCTGCCCTGGCTCATCGGCAGCCTCGGCACCCTCTCTCTAGATGTCCTT ATCTCCTTCCAGTTCATCATTTACCGCAAGGCTCCAGGGCAGCTGGACGGCGGCTATGACGAGACGTCGCCTCTGATCGGGAGCTGA
- the slc66a1 gene encoding lysosomal amino acid transporter 1 homolog isoform X2, with protein MSADIQSMGTKAALTRGPFGSAGQGNFSSLCPNGSQWVWNGLGECAQDARDMASIYLGLLSILCFMVSSLPQYYSSCKTGNMDSALSIWFLLLWLGGDMCNLVGSFLADQLPLQTYTAVYYVFADLLMLAMYFYYKLNNRVNDRRRVLNVVGVACALGFTANLIHLPGLAAQQEVISSGFRSRTLLSTSTLSHVKAFTPKEIIGFSIGSVSSVLYLCSRLPQMYTNFKRKSTEGVSYFLFALVILGNTTYGLSVLLKNPDDGQGEKSYMIHHLPWLIGSLGTLSLDVLISFQFIIYRKAPGQLDGGYDETSPLIGS; from the exons ATGTCAGCAGATATTCAG agTATGGGGACAAAGGCAGCCCTCACACGGGGTCCCTTTGGATCGGCCGGTCAAGGAAACTTCAGCTCTTTGTGCCCTAATGGCTCCCAGTGGGTTTGGAATGGTCTTGGAGAATGTGCCCAGGATGCAAGGGACATGGCCAGCATCTACCTAGGCCTCCTGTCCATCCTTTGCTTCATGGTGTCTTCACTTCC ACAGTACTACAGCTCGTGCAAAACGGGGAATATGGACAGCGCCCTTTCCATTTGgttcctgttgctgtggttGGGAGGTGACATGTGTAATCTGGTGGGCTCCTTCCTGGCAGACCAGCTTCCACTTCAG acataCACGGCCGTTTATTACGTGTTTGCTGACTTACTGATGCTGGCCATGTACTTTTACTACAAGTTAAACAACAGAGTGAATGACA GAAGGAGGGTTTTGAACGTGGTGGGTGTAGCCTGCGCCCTGGGCTTCACAGCAAACCTCATCCACCTCCCAGGGCTGGCTGCCCAACAGGAAGTTATCTCCTCTGGGTTCAGAAGTCGCACCTTGCTCTCGACCTCTACCCTTAGCCACGTCAAG GCTTTTACCCCCAAAGAGATCATTGGTTTCTCCATTGGCTCAGTGTCATCGGTGCTCTACCTGTGTTCTAGACTTCCTCAGATGTACACTAAT TTCAAGAGGAAGTCGACAGAGGGAGTGTCCTACTTCCTGTTCGCGCTGGTCATCCTGGGAAACACCACATACGGCCTGAGTGTCCTACTTAAGAACCCAGACGACGGCCAAGGCGAGAAAAGCTACATGATCCATCACCTGCCCTGGCTCATCGGCAGCCTCGGCACCCTCTCTCTAGATGTCCTT ATCTCCTTCCAGTTCATCATTTACCGCAAGGCTCCAGGGCAGCTGGACGGCGGCTATGACGAGACGTCGCCTCTGATCGGGAGCTGA